From the genome of Epinephelus moara isolate mb chromosome 10, YSFRI_EMoa_1.0, whole genome shotgun sequence, one region includes:
- the pycr3 gene encoding pyrroline-5-carboxylate reductase 3 isoform X1: MDDSGIKKQNWDVKETELFLEILKELDMKKCLDGRKVRNNKLFKVAHRRMTAAGYHRSVDQLKFRWKLLKSAYYKCKREPNSPAPTKIQGWWRYEKTMIAIMESRHPLVGAGVNSDRNDEVTEDSDGEASMLHWPQPCPDNSTQNLDLIIKMDPEMDSQLKIGFIGAGNMAFGIAKGILSGNVLPVNVKVSAPSSRNLGRFQELGISVTHSNIEVVCGSDVVFVAVKPHLVPQVLNEISLHVTDRHIIVSVAAGVTLATLEELLPENSVAIRLMPNLPCLVQEGALLFARGSHAKQEDGALLRSLLHRCGLVEEGPEAWIDIHTGLSGSGVAFVYLFAEALAEGAVKMGMPSALAHSIASQTVLGAGKLLRESGKHPAQLRSEVCTPGGTTIYGLHTLEQGGVRASTMSAVQSATERARELGQKSAAGSRK, encoded by the exons ATGGACGACTCTGGTATCAAGAAGCAGAACTGGGACGTGAAGGAGACGGAGTTATTTCTGGAAATCCTGAAGGAGCTGGACATGAAGAAATGCTTGGACGGGAGGAAAGTGAGGAATAACAAACTCTTCAAGGTGGCGCACAGGAGAATGACAGCGGCCGGTTATCACAGATCTGTGGACCAATTGAAGTTTCGCTGGAAACTTCTTAAAAGTGCGTATTACAAATGCAAGAGAGAACCCAACTCCCCGGCACCGACCAAAATACAAGGCTGGTGGCGCTATGAAAAGACAATGATAGCTatcatggagtccagacacccCCTGGTCGGAGCTGGAGTCAACTCTGACAGGAATGATGAAGTGACAGAAGACTCGGATGGAGAAGCATCAATGTTGCACTGGCCGCAGCCCTGCCCGGACAATTCCACCCAGAACCTGGATTTAATT ATCAAAATGGACCCTGAGATGGACTCGCAGCTGAAGATTGGTTTTATTGGTGCAGGGAACATGGCCTTTGGCATAGCTAAGGGCATCTTGTCTG GAAATGTTCTTCCTGTAAATGTCAAAGTGAGTGCACCGTCCTCCAGGAACCTGGGGCGCTTTCAG GAGCTCGGGATTTCTGTCACCCACTCCAACATAGAGGTGGTCTGTGGGTCAGATGTGGTCTTTGTAGCAGTCAAACCTCACCTGGTCCCGCAAGTTCTCAATGAGATCTCACTACACGTCACCGACAGACACATTATCGTGTCTGTTGCTGCAGGAGTAACACTGGCCACACTGGAAGAG CTCCTGCCAGAGAATTCAGTTGCCATCAGGCTGATGCCAAATCTGCCATGTTTGGTTCAGGAAGGGGCTCTCCTGTTTGCTCGGGGTTCCCATGCAAAACAGGAGGATGGAGCTCTGCTTCGCTCCCTGTTGCACCGCTGTGGTTTGGTGGAGGAGGGACCTGAGGCCTGGATCGACATCCATACTGGACTGAGCGGGAGCGGAGTCGCTTTT GTGTATCTGTTTGCTGAAGCGCTGGCAGAAGGAGCCGTTAAAATGGGAATGCCAAGTGCTCTGGCACACAGCATTGCATCCCAAACTGTTCTG GGTGCTGGGAAATTGTTACGTGAGTCTGGGAAGCATCCAGCGCAGCTACGCTCAGAGGTCTGCACCCCAGGTGGAACAACCATCTATGGGCTTCACACCCTGGAGCAGGGCGGTGTGAGGGCGTCCACCATGAGCGCCGTGCAATCTGCCACCGAGAGAGCCAGGGAGCTCGGCCAAAAGTCAGCAGCAGGATCCAGGAAATGA
- the pycr3 gene encoding pyrroline-5-carboxylate reductase 3 isoform X2 produces the protein MDPEMDSQLKIGFIGAGNMAFGIAKGILSGNVLPVNVKVSAPSSRNLGRFQELGISVTHSNIEVVCGSDVVFVAVKPHLVPQVLNEISLHVTDRHIIVSVAAGVTLATLEELLPENSVAIRLMPNLPCLVQEGALLFARGSHAKQEDGALLRSLLHRCGLVEEGPEAWIDIHTGLSGSGVAFVYLFAEALAEGAVKMGMPSALAHSIASQTVLGAGKLLRESGKHPAQLRSEVCTPGGTTIYGLHTLEQGGVRASTMSAVQSATERARELGQKSAAGSRK, from the exons ATGGACCCTGAGATGGACTCGCAGCTGAAGATTGGTTTTATTGGTGCAGGGAACATGGCCTTTGGCATAGCTAAGGGCATCTTGTCTG GAAATGTTCTTCCTGTAAATGTCAAAGTGAGTGCACCGTCCTCCAGGAACCTGGGGCGCTTTCAG GAGCTCGGGATTTCTGTCACCCACTCCAACATAGAGGTGGTCTGTGGGTCAGATGTGGTCTTTGTAGCAGTCAAACCTCACCTGGTCCCGCAAGTTCTCAATGAGATCTCACTACACGTCACCGACAGACACATTATCGTGTCTGTTGCTGCAGGAGTAACACTGGCCACACTGGAAGAG CTCCTGCCAGAGAATTCAGTTGCCATCAGGCTGATGCCAAATCTGCCATGTTTGGTTCAGGAAGGGGCTCTCCTGTTTGCTCGGGGTTCCCATGCAAAACAGGAGGATGGAGCTCTGCTTCGCTCCCTGTTGCACCGCTGTGGTTTGGTGGAGGAGGGACCTGAGGCCTGGATCGACATCCATACTGGACTGAGCGGGAGCGGAGTCGCTTTT GTGTATCTGTTTGCTGAAGCGCTGGCAGAAGGAGCCGTTAAAATGGGAATGCCAAGTGCTCTGGCACACAGCATTGCATCCCAAACTGTTCTG GGTGCTGGGAAATTGTTACGTGAGTCTGGGAAGCATCCAGCGCAGCTACGCTCAGAGGTCTGCACCCCAGGTGGAACAACCATCTATGGGCTTCACACCCTGGAGCAGGGCGGTGTGAGGGCGTCCACCATGAGCGCCGTGCAATCTGCCACCGAGAGAGCCAGGGAGCTCGGCCAAAAGTCAGCAGCAGGATCCAGGAAATGA
- the bmb gene encoding protein brambleberry, with protein sequence MALLLIHHLPLLLISILACQCPAVSGLFEWLKGATAPPAVAPPPPLTAEVPALLAKDAQFEMSTADEKFLAEAKQMELSPLDSCHYRVVARLKASCESLPEEQLAKLGVVLFNCQAEIEGRRTFPCTEEMTIKECTADMDSDTWNAYHIVSNRARSVCYATRQQLFRRRAEHTVNALISTATSQLSAMKDLKEGQLELKELTAASLDKLLHGHSALQTQQEKLHEGQEHMESSLRNNLERLGQEKALIAAGQELVAKLIQGITKKMENVSEHLHIQGAEVQDSHKAIVKDLTDVRHQAQDIHQKIDHSMLEFLQYQDQTSQYYTDLMNKLERMNSTLGVTLHYLDNMQSRIEERLHMIQGYLGWAGLSLTAMWTCIAHTSYFVLCAVLLTFLRCPGFSRAMLLITVPLNAVAEINQQPALDLTGLSLLLLILSLGHWFVNQLWACFQTREKPVALLPLTPCEIVEPLKQPVSSCQSYPPSSTPQKDENDGFMEQDNLLNQDSFISGNFGVSAVSPAQRKPMPESRFVPIIGTPNHSTPRLLPQPALSTALVADMPPRNLGGIFDAVNDSHDFVNDSRSASPTPSVISNSSLSGRQLCNGITKTGKACKKRAVPGQEYCRVHEGGLSSYVVT encoded by the exons ATGGCTCTACTCCTGATCCATCACCTGCCCCTCCTGCTGATCAGTATCCTGGCCTGTCAGTGTCCTGCAGTCAGCGGGCTCTTTGAGTGGCTGAAGGGAGCGACAGCACCTCCGGCAGTGgcaccacctcctccacttACAGCAGAAGTCCCAGCACTTCTTGCAAAGGATGCTCAGTTTGAGATGAGCACTGCAGATGAGAAGTTTTTGGCTGAGGCAAAGCAGATGGAGCTCAGTCCGTTAGACAGCTGTCATTACAGG GTGGTCGCCCGGCTGAAGGCGAGCTGCGAAAGCCTCCCAGAGGAGCAGCTTGCGAAGCTTGGTGTTGTTCTGTTTAACTGCCAGGCAGAGATTGAGGGGCGCCGGACCTTTCCATGTACAGAGGAAATG ACTATAAAAGAGTGCACAGCAGACATGGATTCAGACACATGGAATGCTTACCACATTGTGAGCAACAGAGCTCGCTCTGTTTGCTACGCAACTCGCCAGCAGCTCTTCAGGCGCCGAGCAGAGCACACTGTCAACGCTCTCATCTCCACAGCCACAAGCCAACTGAGTGCAATGAAGGACCTGAAG GAGGGCCAGCTGGAGCTGAAGGAATTGACTGCAGCCTCTTTGGACAAGCTGCTGCATGGTCACAGTGCTCTGCAGACCCAACAGGAGAAGCTGCATGAGGGCCAGGAGCACATGGAGAGTTCACTGAGGAACAACCTGGAGCGTCTGGGCCAGGAGAAAGCCCTCATCGCCGCCGGACAGGAACTGGTAGCCAAGCTCATTCAGGGCATTACAAAGAAAATGG AGAATGTGAGTGAGCATCTGCACATCCAGGGTGCCGAGGTGCAGGACAGTCACAAGGCGATTGTGAAAGACCTCACAGATGTCAGACACCAAGCTCAGGACATCCATCAAAAGATTG ACCACAGTATGTTGGAGTTTCTGCAGTACCAGGACCAGACCTCCCAGTACTACACTGACCTGATGAACAAACTGGAGCGCATGAACAGCACCCTGGGAGTCACGCTGCACTACCTGGATAACATGCAGAGCCGGATTGAGGAGAGGCTTCACATGATCCAGGGCTACCTCGGCTGGGCAG GTTTGAGCTTGACAGCCATGTGGACGTGTATTGCACACACAAGCTACTTTGTCCTGTGTGCAGTCCTGCTGACGTTCCTGCGGTGCCCAGGTTTCTCTCGAGCCATGCTGCTGATCACCGTGCCTCTTAATGCAGTGGCTGAGATCAACCAGCAGCCAGCACTGGATCTCACCGGCCtcagtctgctgctgctcattCTCTCTCTGG GTCACTGGTTTGTGAATCAGTTGTGGGCGTGCTTCCAGACCAGAGAAAAGCCAGTTGCCCTGCTGCCTCTGACCCCATGTGAGATAGTGGAGCCTCTGAAGCAGCCAGTTTCCTCCTGCCAGTCATATCCACCGTCCTCTACACCACAGAA AGATGAAAATGATGGCTTCATGGAGCAAGACAACCTGTTGAATCAGGACAGCTTCATTTCAG GTAACTTTGGCGTATCAGCAGTGTCTCCCGCTCAGAGGAAGCCAATGCCAGAGTCCAGGTTTGTGCCAATTATTGGCACACCCAATCACTCCACTCCCAGGCTTCTACCACAGCCAGCTCTTTCCACG GCTCTGGTTGCTGACATGCCCCCGAGGAACCTGGGAGGTATTTTTGATGCTGTGAACGACTCGCACGATTTCGTGAACGACTCACGAAGTGCGAGTCCTACCCCATCAGTCATCAGCAACAG CTCTCTGTCAGGCCGTCAGCTGTGCAACGGTATCACAAAAACAGGGAAGGCCTGTAAGAAGAGAGCCGTGCCGGGACAGGAGTACTGCAGAGTCCACGAAGGAGGGCTCTCCTCCTATGTTGTTACATGA
- the LOC126396290 gene encoding GDP-L-fucose synthase-like: MNCQGNHTAPLRVLVTGGSGLVGRAIQHVVKQEGGAKEGEEWTFLSSKDANLMNMEETRAVFEKYRPTHVIHLAAMVGGLFKNMKYNLDFWRNNIYINDNVLQAAHEVGAVKVVSCLSTCIFPDKTTYPIDETMIHNGPPHESNFGYAYAKRMIDVHNRAYFQQHGRCFTAVIPTNVFGPHDNFSIEDGHVLPGLIHKAYIAQKEGKPLVVWGSGTPRRQFIYSLDLARLFLWVLREYPEVDPIILSVGEEDEVSIKEAAEAVVQALDFKGEVVFDTSKADGQFKKTASNAKLQRYLPDFTFTPFKQALKETCDWFVANYDSARK, translated from the exons ATGAATTGTCAAGGTAATCACACCGCTCCACTGAGGGTGCTGGTGACAGGAGGTTCCGGCTTGGTGGGCAGGGCCATACAGCATGTGGTCAAACAGGAAGGGGGAGCCAAGGAGGGGGAAGAATGGACATTCCTCTCCTCCAAAGATGCAAATCTCAT GAATATGGAGGAGACACGGGCGGTGTTTGAAAAATATCGGCCAACCCATGTCATCCACCTGGCTGCTATGGTTGGGGGgcttttcaaaaacatgaaGTACAACCTGGACTTTTGG AGAAACAATATCTACATCAACGATAACGTTCTGCAGGCAGCACATGAAGTTGGCGCAGTCAAGGTTGTTTCCTGCCTATCCACCTGCATCTTTCCTGATAAGACCACCTACCCTATCGATGAGACCATG ATCCATAACGGTCCACCTCATGAGTCGAACTTTGGCTATGCCTATGCAAAGAGAATGATTGACGTCCATAACAG GGCATATTTCCAGCAGCATGGGCGGTGTTTTACAGCTGTGATACCCACTAATGTGTTCGGTCCCCACGACAACTTCAGCATTGAGGACGGTCATGTGCTGCCAGGCCTTATACACAAAGCTTACATTGCTCAAA AGGAGGGGAAGCCCCTGGTGGTCTGGGGCTCTGGCACTCCCAGAAGACAGTTCATTTACTCTTTGGACCTGGCTCGTCTCTTTCTGTGGGTCTTGAGAGAGTATCCAGAAGTCGATCCAATCATTCTTTCCG ttggagaggaagatgaagTGTCCATCAaagaagcagcagaagcagtTGTGCAAGCGCTTGACTTTAAAGGAGAAGTGGTG TTCGATACCAGTAAAGCAGACGGCCAGTTCAAAAAGACAGCTAGCAATGCAAAGCTGCAACGCTACCTGCCAGATTTTACCTTCACACCCTTCAAACAAG CTTTGAAGGAAacctgtgattggtttgttgcCAACTATGACTCAGCCCGAAAGTGA